The Martelella endophytica genome contains the following window.
GCGCCAGCAGCGCCCAGCCCTTGGCCCAGCCAATGCTCGACTTGATAGTCTGCTTGAGACCGAGCCCCCATTGCATGTGACCACCCCAGAGCGCCACCAGCATGACCAGCATTCCGGCTATCCACAGCCAGACGATGAAGGGCACAGGCCCCGCCGGCCGCAGCGATGGCCTGAGCGATGGTCCGAAATAGAGCGCAATCACCGCAAGGCCGAACAGCAGCCATCCGAGAACCGGGCCGACGACATAGAGCCCACCGAAGGCATAGAAGAGCCAGGTGAAGACCAGCGTCTTGTAGACGATGGTCTCCGGCAGGTTTGCGGGGCGGAACGACATCTCACTTGCCTTCGGTGAAGAGCCTGACGGCCCGTCCGAGGATCGGCTGGCGGATCCAGGCAAGAAGCAGGCTGAACAGAGCGAAGGCACTACCGGCAACGCCGCCGGCAACCGCGATCTTGATATTCGGCGAGGTCGGCTCGTATTCGATTGACGGGCTGCTGACGACCTGAACCATCGGGTAGGACGCGAAAATGTCGGACTTCGCCGTGTTGATGCGGGCGAGAGCCGATGCAAACACGGCCTCCGCCACCTTGTACTCACGCTTCAGGGCATCTAGCTTTGCGGCCGCATCCGAAAGAGAGCGCACGCGCGCCTCGCCGCGCGCCAGCGATTGCTCCTTCGCGCTGATTTCGGCCGAAAGGCCGCGGGCTTCGGCTGCAAGTGTGACGAGCGAGGAAAGGAGCGCAGCCCGCTGACCGTCAGCAAGCGCGTCAACATCGCCGGCGAGTTCCAGCGTGTCGAAACCGGCAAGGATCACGCCACGGTTCGACAATCGGTCGCTCAGACCGGCGACACGATTGTTGGCACCGACGATCTTCGGATGGTTCGGGCCGAAATTCACCGCCAGCTTGGCAAGGTCCGCCCTGTCACGGGCGAGACTGTCGGCAAGCGTCACATATTCGGGATCAGCCCGAAGCTTGAGAACCAGGGCGGCCATGTCGGGGGTGGTCTCCAGCGACCTGCCGAGCGTTTCAATGCGCTCGGCAAGCTCCTCGAGCCTGGCCTGACCGGCAGCGATTTCGAGCTGCAGGTCTTCATTGTCGGCGATGATGGCATCGTATTGTTCGTTGGATTTCAGGCCGCTGTCGCGCTGCAGATCCGCAATTGCCCTGCGGGCGTCGTCGACCTTGGCCTGATAGGCGTCGATCGCCCCAACGACGGAGCTTTCACGGCGCGCGATCTCGTCGCTGCGCAGCTTGTCGAGCTCGAACAGGAACGCATCGAGCAGCGCTGCGTTTCGGGCGCGTGCCTGCTCCGGCGAACCGCCCTTCAGCGCGACCTGAATGAAGCTGGTCTGATCGAGCAGCTTGACGCGCGGCTTGCCGAACGCCGCTGGAATGTCGTCGAGTGCCTTCGCCGCGCGCTCGAGCACCTGTGGCGATGACAGCAGGCTCTGATAGGTGACTGTCGGACTCAGGGTCGAGCTGGAATAGGCGGAATTCGCTGAAGACGATGCCTGGCCGATATCGGAGAGGTTGATCGAGGTCGAGGCGCCGGCACCGGGCAGGATCAGTGCCATTTCGGAGGAATAGCTGAGCGGCGCGTAGCGGACATAGCTGATGACCGGCGCCCAGATCGCGGCCAGCATCATCGCGCCGAGCAGGATGTAGCGCGGCAGGCGACCGGAATCATCGAGACTTCCGCCGGATGCGACGCGCCAGAGGCTGATCCGGCCGCCACGGCTAAGACGCAACAGGCGCGGCAGGAAAGCGAATCCTCGCAGGAGAAATTTCAGGCCTCGCAGAAGCCAGGCAAAGGGACGAAGCAAACGTGGCGTGCGGCTTGAAGGATGCTGGGCGGTTTCAAGGTTGCTGATCTTCATCAAACGGTCCCCCGGTTCGAGTTCGCGTTCTCAGATAAAGACTTTCGGGCGTTGCAGACCGGCACGATGGCACAACCACTGCGCCCATTCGCATGTCCGCCTACGCTTTCGGATAGGAATCAGAACAGGCCGGCATTCTTTGCAATCATCGCGGCCATGGTGCGGTTGCGAGCTTCAAGCTTGCGGCACAACGTCTTGACGTGGAGCTTGACGGTCACCTCCTGCAGGTCGAGCTCGCGCGCGATCTCCTTGTTGGACTGGCCTTCGACCAGCCCCTTCAGCACATCCATCTCGCGCTTGGTCAGCTTTTCCTCCAGCGGGTGCGTCGTCTTTTCCTCTTTCTCTGTCATGAATTGGACCGGTGCGTACTGTTCGCCCGCGGCCATGAACCGAACCGCGTGTATCAGGGACTTGGCGGGCAGGCTTTTTGGCAGGAAGCCGGCCGCACCCGACGCCAGCGCCTCCTCGGCGATATCGCGCGAGGCCGTGCCTGAAAGGATCGCGACCGGGCTGCCGAAGTTCAGCGTCTTCGCCTTTTCCAGGCCCTCGAGACCATTCATGCCTGGCATGGAATAGTCGAGGAGCACGAGGTCGAATGGCCCCTCCTTGTTCATCAACTCCGCAGCGCCGTGAAAATCGGCCGCCACGGAGATCCGTAAACCCGGCTCGCTCGCGAGAAAGGCGGAAATGGTGTCGCGCACCAGTTCGTGATCGTCAGCAATCAATATCTTCATCAGCGCCCGTGATCTCCGCTGCGTATTTCAGCCATAGCTTAAAAAGCGATAGTCTGTCACCACTTCTAGCTGAGTTATAGCCTAAGGGATATGAGGAGTGGCCGAAACCCGCCCTTCGGATAGGCTCTTCATCCGTTAGAAGCGAACGACGTTTTAACGGCTCCATCGCCTATGCTTTCAGAAGTCCCTGCTGCCCTTCCTCGATAAGGCGGCCCAGCCGCGCGTCAGACATGCTCTCCGTCAACAGCAACACGCATGATGGAGGGGCACATGGCCGCTTTCAATACAATCTCACTCTTCGGTCTTCCGATCGTCAGCGCAACGCAGAGGGAAGCCATTGCCGGCATGTTTGCCACGCGGGACGAGAAGCGGACCGCCGCATTCCTGAACGCGCATTGCATGAACACGCACAAGGATGATGCCTCCTATCGCTGGGCCATCAGCAAAGCAGACTACCTTCTGCCCGACGGGTCCGGCATGAAGCTTGCCGCCAAGCTGCAGAAGAAGAGCTTCGAAGCCAACCTCAACGGAACCGACCTTTTTGTTCCGCTCTGCGAGGAAGCTGCACACCGCGGCCGCTCGATCTATTTCTTCGGCAGTCGTGAGGGGGTCGCGGAGGAAGCAGCCAACCGCGCCTGCGAACTGGCGCCGGGGCTGAAGATCGCCGGCACGCGGCACGGCTATTTCGAAAAGGAAAGCGAAGCCTCGATCATCGCTGAGATCAACCGATCCGGCGCCGATATCGTGCTCGTCGCGCTCGGCGTGCCGATGCAGGATGTCTGGATCGCTCGCAACCGTCACAAGCTCGAGGCCGGTCTCGTCATGGGCGTCGGCGCCCAGTTCGATTTCTGGTCGGGTCGCGTGACGCGCGCGCCGCTCGTCTTCCGCAAGGCCGGATGCGAGTGGGTCTGGCGTCTGATGATGGAGCCGAAACGGATGGCCAAGCGCTATCTCGTTGGCAATGCCCGGTTCGTGGTCAACGCTTATCGCGAAGCCCGCGCGGTGCGCGCCGGCGCATCGGCTGCTGCCCGTGTTCCGGGCAAGCGTCTGCTCGACATCGCAGTCGCCTCCTCGGCGCTGATTATGCTGTCGCCGCTGATGGCCAGCACGGCGCTTGCCGTTGCGGCGACCTCACGCGGCCCCGTCTTCTTCCGACAGACCCGTGTCGGCGAGAACGGCAAGCCGTTCACCATGTACAAGTTCCGCTCGATGTATCGCGATGCCGAAGCCCGCCGCGCAGCGCTGCTTGCCACCAGCGACCGCGAGGGCATCTGCTTCAAGTCGCGCAAGGATCCGCGCATCACCACGGTCGGCCGGATCATGCGCAAGCTTTCGATCGACGAACTGCCGCAGCTCTTCAACGTGCTGAAGGGAAACATGTCGATCGTCGGCCCGCGCCCCGCCCTTCCTCAGGAGGTGGCGGCCTATGCGCCGGAAGCGATGTCGCGGCTCGCGGCCAAGCCCGGCATCACCGGCCTCTGGCAGGTCTCGGGCCGCGCCGAGATCGGCTTTGAACGCATGCTTCACATGGACAACGCCTATATCCGCTCGCGCAGCATCGTGCTCGACCTGACCATCATCGCACTGACGGTTCGCGCGGTTTTCTCCGGCCGCGGCGCCTATTGAGGCTCAACCTCCGCCCGAAAAAAGGGCTGGCACCGCAGCGTGCCGGCCCAACCTAGCCATTGGTATAGCATGGCAACACTTGTTCGCCCCGCAGCCTGAAGAGTTCTCACGTAAGATCGGGGCCATTCCAACCAACCGAGGACGATCCGATGACCAATCTGCGTCAACTTCTTGTTCTGACCGTTTTCATTCCGCTCATCTCGTCGCCCGCAGCACTGGCGGACGACCTGCCGACGCCTGGCGACCGCGTCATTCTGACGGTCTCAGGAAAACTTGGTGTGACCAACACCGAAGAAGGCACAGCAGCGTTCGATCTCGCCATGCTGGATGCCCTGCCGCAGGCGAGCTTCGAGACCGCCACGATCTGGACCGATGGCGTGGCACGCTTTTCCGGCGTCGAACTGTCGGCGCTGCTCGAGGCCGTCGCGGCAGAGGGAACCGAGCTGCTGATGACCGCGCTCAATGACTATGCGATCGAGCTTCCCGCAAGCGAAGCGATACCCGGCGGCCCGATCCTTGCGACGCGCGTCGATGGCAACCCGCTTTCCGTGAGGGACAAGGGGCCGATCTGGCTCATCTATCCCTTCGATGACAACCCATCCTACAAGACCGAAGTGACCTACTCGCGCAGCATCTGGCAGCTGAAGTCGATCAAAGTGGAAGACTGATCCGATGCATCACATCGCTGGCAGTTCCCGCAAGCCGCGGGAACGGAAAGGCATCTATGTTGCCGCCGGGCTCGTTCTGGTCGCGGTCACGCTTGTCCTGAGCCTGCTCGCTGCACAGCTGATGCAGGAGCTCTCGCGGCTCAGATCAGCCTCGACCGACAACGTCCAATGGTCGCTGTCACAGGTACAGGTCGAGCTTCTGGTGCTTGAAACGGCCATCGACGATGCGCTCCATGGCGAGACCGCCCTTGATGAGGTGCGCCAGCGCTTTGACATCTTTTACAGTCGCATCGACACACTGCGCCGGGGCGCGGTATTCAGCGGCGTCACCCGACAGGCGCAAGCGCGCAGCAGCCTCGACAGCGTTGCCGATGTGCTCGACAGTGCCGTTGCCCTCATCGACGGCCCGGACCCGGTTCTAGCCGCGGCCCTGCCGGCGCTTGGCGCAACCTTGAGCGAGCTGCGCGGCGAGGTCCGCAACATCGCGCTCACCGGCGTCCGTCTTCTGGCGGAGCAATCCGATCGCGACAGGCAGATCTTTTCGGGCGTGCTGTTGCGCACCGGTCTGGTGACGGTCGGCGTCATGGTATCGATGTTCCTCGCCCTCTTCCTCGCCGTCTGGCAGTTTCGGATTGCAAGGCGCAGATCCGAAGACCTGCAGGCGCAGAACATGCTCTACGAGAGCGCGATCAACGCCTCCCTCGAAGCCATCATCGTTTCTGACGAGACCGGCAGCATTCTCGATTTCAACCCGGCTGCAGAGCGCTTGTTCGGTTACAAGCGCGAACACGCGCTTGGCGTGGATGCGGAAAAGCTCATCATTCCCAAGGCAGACGTCCAGCTCCATCGCGACCGGCGTGCGCAGCTGCTCGAGCAATTTCGCAGTGGCGAGGGTAATCTCTCCGGCCGGCTGGAGATCAATGCGATGCGAGCGAGCGGCGAAGTCTTCCCGGCCGAAGTTTCCATCGGCCTCACCCGGCGCGGCGCCGGCCGGATCATCGTGACCTATATGCGCGACATTTCCGAACGCAAGCTGGCGCAGCAGAACCTCACCCAGGCGCGTGACGACGCGGTGGCGACCGCCAAGGCGAAGTCCGACTTTTTGGCGGTGATGAGCCATGAGATGCGCACGCCCCTCAACGGCGTCATGGGTCTGCTCGACATGCTGAGCGAAACCCGCCTGACCCGCAAGCAGCGCGACTATGTCAAGACGGCGATTTCCTCAGGTGAAATTCTGCAGGGGCATATCGACGACGTTCTCAACATCACCCGTATAGAGGCCGGTGTGACCCGGCTCAATTCGTCGCGCTTCGACGTCGAGCCGCTTCTGACCGAGGTGAAGAAGATAAACGATCCCGCAGCAGCATCGCGCGGAAATGTCATCGAAGTCGAAACCGCTCCGAGTGTCGCCCTCTTCGGTCAGGATCGCCATGGCCTGCGTCAGGTCCTGATCAACCTTGTCGGCAATGCGGTGAAGTTCACCGAACACGGAAGGATCGTGATCCGCGCCCTCCCACAGGGTGAGAACGGATGGATCGAGTTTTCAGTCAGCGATACCGGCATCGGCATCGCTGAAACGGACGCCAAGCGGATTTTCGATGATTTCGTCATGCTGGATCCATCCTACAAGCGGACCGCACCGGGCTCGGGTCTCGGCCTTGGCATTTCGCGCCGGCTCGTCGATCTGATGGGCGGAGAAATCGGTGTGGAGAGCGCACCGGGCAAGGGCAGCCTGTTCTACCTCCGCCTGCCGCCGCTTGACGTCGCCGAAGAGAGAACAATCGCGCCAGAAGAGACCAAGGCTGTGGACCTCCCGGTGATTGAAGACACGGGCCTTTCGGTTCTGCTCGTCGAGGACAACGAGACCAACCGTTTCGTGGCGCGCGAGATGCTGAAGAAATACGGTTGCCGGATCGTCGAGGCCCATGACGGCGTCGAAGGCGTGGAAAAGGCCTCAGCCGAACGTTTCGACGTCATTTTCATGGATGTCAGCATGCCGCGCCTCGATGGCATCGGCGCCACGCAGGCGATCCGTGAGGGCGGGGGCCTCTCTCGCGAGACCCCGATCATCGGCCTTACCGCGCATGCACTACCCGACGAACGCCGCAGGCTCGAGGAAGCGGGCATGAAGGATTGCATAATCAAACCGCTCAGAAGCGCCAAGGTGCGCGACGTGATCGGCCAACTTCTGAACCAGCGCCAGGCGAGCGAAGCTGCGTCACATGAGGTCGGCGACCCCACCGACGATCTTGACCTGATCGACCAGGAGACGCTGGCGGAACTGACCGACACGCTCCCGGCCGCTCTTCTGACGCGTCAGCTCGAACGGTTCAGGAGCGAACTCGCAGAGACGTCGGAGCGCTTCTTACGCGATGCGGATCAGACCACCGACCTGGACGAACTGGCCGGCTGCGCGCACAAGCTCGCAGGCTCCGCCGCCGTCTTCGGCGCAGTGGCATTGCGTGCCACCTTGCTGGAACTCGAATCTGCGGTGAAGTATGGCGTCCGCGAAGACCTGCATCCTCTCTGCGTGGCGGCACACGAAACCGCCACGAAGACACTGAAGGCGCTGAGTGAACTCACTGACGAGCATGCCCAGGCCTGACCGGTCCTAGATGATGACGCCGAGCGCGCCGATAATGCCAAGCTTGGTTGCAAGGTCGGTGATGTTGATCACCGAGGAATCGTAGCAGGCCAGCGCGTCGCCGGGCATCAGGTAAGGATCGAAGTCGTCGCGGTCGCTGCGCCGCAACAGGTCTTCGAGATTTCGCTCGATAACGATCGACTGCCCGGTGATCGGATTGCGCGTGAACAGCACAGCGGAACGGCTGGAATTCGTCAGCCGCGCACCACCGACACAGTTCAGGCTGAACACGGCCTGCAGGAAACGCGTCCCGTAACGCAGTTCGACCGTATCCTTGGAAATCGCCGCCTGGGAATTGGACGATGCCGGAACGGAAAGGTTGGACATGAACACCTTGGCGCCTGGCGGAGACACGGCCGAAGGTGCCATCAGTTCTTCCTGGAAGCAGCCCCGGCTCGGTATTTCAACCTGATCTCCCTCCAGCAGGACGGGATCGGGATAGGCATGCCCGGTAATCACCGGCCGCATGTCGTAGACCTTCTTCGATCCGCCTCGCCAGACCGTGACGCGGGAAAGATCCGCATCCGGGCGAACACCGCCGGCCGACTGGAGCGCGCGCGCAAGGCGCCGCTCGGTCGTGCGCCCGCCGAGCGTCTCCTGCCGCAGCCTGTCGATCGACGTCACGGCGACCGAGCCGACCGTCACCGATCCCGGATCGAACACAGCACCGGCGACGAACACCCGCGCAGGCGCGAAATCCATCACCCGGATCGAGACCAGCGGCACGGTGTTGTAAAGCCCCTGATCGATCAGGGTGCGCCGGACCGATTCCTCTATGGAGTCGACCGAACGTCCCTTGGCGCTGACGGGTGGAACATGCATCAGGCGGAGCATGCCGTCCTGCGACACCTCATACTTGCCTGAGATCACGTCATCATCGGAAATCGACACGTCGATCAGGTCGCCCGGCGACAGGAAATCGATATCGGGCGGAACGCGCTGGCTACCGGCGGGGCCGAGTTTCTGGTCTGGAGCGCAGCGCTGGGCGTTCATCAGGACCGATGATTTGCGCGCCCGCTCGGCCTCGTCGTCCGCTGTCGCCCGATATTGCGCCTGATAGCTCTCGCCCTGACCGACATTCTCGCTGTTTTCGATAGGTTGGAGTGACGCGCACCCCTGCCCAAACGCAAGAAGAGCGACGATCGCGATCCGGCTTGTTGCCGATTTCAGACGGTTTTCCAAACGCAATGACCCATACTGCAAGGCGGCTTCTGTCAGCCGCCACTGAAACTCCCAGTAATCACATGGTCCCGCAGCCTGTCCCCTATGCCAAAGGATAGATGGCAGCGCCCAATGGGCGTTCTGATGACCTTCGGGACCCCCTCGAACCAACCTCCTCTCCTTTATAAGCCTAACACAACAAAAGCCGACGTCCACCGATTGTAACAAGACGGGAATGCGCGATGACCGTGCTCAGAAACAAGATTGCCGATGCTGCCGCCTCGCCGCTCCTGCGCGGCGCTTCGGCCTATCTGGCATCGGAGGCAGCCGCAAAGGTGTCGCGCCTCGCTGTCGTCGTCGTCATGGCCCGTTTCCTTTCGCCTGCCGAAATCGGCATCGCCGCGGCGGCCATGGCCGGCTCGGACATCCTGAAGTCGCTCGCCGAAAACGGCGTCGGCCAGCGCATCATCATCGCCGATGAGACCGAACTGGAGGCCGTGTGCAAACAGGCCCACCGGATCTTCTGGGCCTGGTGCTCGGGCCTGACCCTTCTGCAGGTCGCTGTCGGCGCTGGCGTCTGGCTTGCCGGCGGCAGCGTCATGACCTTTGCCCTGATGGCGATCCTCGGTCTCGAATACCTGTTCATGCCGGGCGGCCTCGTGCAGTGTGCGCTCGCCATGCGCAAGGGCATGCTGGCCCGCACGGCGGCCGTATCCGGCGCGCAGAATGTCAGCGCCAACCTCCTGACCTGCGTCCTGGTGGCGCTGTTCCCGAGCCCGCTGTCGGTGGTGCTGCCGAAGCTCATCTCCGCGCCCGTCTGGCTTGTCGGCATGCGCCGCCTGGTCACATGGAAGCCTGCCTTGAGCGTCACGCCGGCGCCGCTCTCCGCCTTCATGCGCTTCGGTGCCTCCGTGCTGGGCATCGAATTCGTCAAGGCCGTGCGCGCCCAGGCAGACAAGCTGATCGTCGGCGCCGTTCTCGGCACGGAAGCGCTTGGCATCTATTTCTTCGCCTTCAATGCCGGGGTCGGGATCTCGACCTCGCTGGCAACAGCGCTGTCGACGGTCCTGTTTCCGTATCTATCGACCAGCGGCGACCGGACTCTTGCCCTCAAGCGCGGCCTGACGCTCGCGATGACAGCCATCTCCGTTGTTGCTCTGGCACAGAGCCTCGCAGCTTCGTCCTACGTGTCGCTGGTTTTCGGCAGCAAGTGGGCATCCGTCGCGCCGCTGGTGGCGATCCTGTGCCTGACGGCGATCCCCAATATGCTGTGGTCGGTCGCCGCCCAGTGGCTGCGCTCCGGCGGCCGTGCCGACCGGGAACTGCTCCTGTCGATGGCCTCCGGCGTCACTATCACCGCCGCCGTCATCGTCGCAGCACCTCACGGTCTGCATGCACTCGCCTGGACCACGCTTGTCGTCGCAACGATCGCGCAGGTCGCGGTGTCGCTGCCGGTCCTCATGAAAGCCTTCGGTGCCCGCACCGGCCATGCCTGCAACCCCTCGCTTCAGGGAGCCTGAACATGACCCGATTTTCCGTCGTCATTCCTTGCTACAACGCCGCCGGCACGATCTCCGAAACGCTGAACTCGGTCCTCGCCCAGACAGTCCCGGACTTCGAAGTGATCGTCATCGACGACGGCTCCACCGATGACACGGTCGCAATCGTCGCCCGGTTTGCCGACCGCAACAGCCGCATCCGGCTGGTGGAGCAGGCCAATCAGGGGCCGAGCGTTGCGCGCAACCGCGCGGTATTCGACCATGCCGAAGGTGAGCTGGTCGCTTTCCTCGATGCCGACGACATCTGGCCGTCCGATCGCCTCAATACCTTCGAGAAGCGTTTTGCCGCCGAAGACGCCCCTGATCTCGCCTATGGCCGAGTCGGCTTTTTCAGCAAAACCATCGCTGAGATCGAAACCCATTCGACGGTTTCGAAAACGCCGCTCGCCGTGGCCGACCTGATTGCCGAAAACGAAACCTGCACGATGTCGAACATCGTCGTCACACGGGCCGCCTTTCTGGCCTCCGGCGGGTTCAATGCCGGTATCGTGCATGGCGAGGATGTCGAATGGCTGGTCCGTCTCGCCGCCGCCGGCTTCAAGATCGAGGGCATCGACCAGCTCGCAACTTACTATCGCGCCAGCCGGAAGGGCCTCTCATCCGACCTTTCCGCGATGCGGTTTTCCTGGGAGACGGCGCTCTCGACCGCACTGAGCCTCGATATCGCGCTCACGAAGCGCGAAATCGCCGCGGCCGAAGCAACGCACCTTCGCTACCTTTCCCGTCGAGCGCTGAGGCTCGAAAGCACGCGCGGCACAGCGCTCAAGCTCGCCATCAAGGCACTGAAACTGAGCCCGCGCGCTTTCTTCAAGCAGCCGCGCCGCGGTCTCATGACCCTCGCGGCGGCGACCGCCGAAGCCCTCTGCCCGGGCGCCTTCAAGCGCCTTGCGGCAAGCCACTAACCGATCGATCAGGAGACAACGACCATGAACAACCCGGCAGCCAGCATCATCGTCCCCGCCTATAATGCGGCAACGACCATTCGCGAAACGCTCGACTCCCTGCTCGACCAGACCTTCGCCGACGTCGAGATCATCGTCGTCGACGACGGGTCATCGGACAGCACGGTCGCCATCGTCAACAGCTACTCGGATCCACGCATCCGCCTGATCTCGCAGGCCAATCGTGGTCTCGCCGGCGCTCACAACACCGGGATCGCAGCAGCGCGGGGCACCTATGTCGGCTTTTGCGACGCCGATGATCTGTGGCTACCCGAAAAGCTCGAGCTCCATATCCGCCACCTTGAGGAAAGCCCGGATGTCGGCATCAGCTTCTCCGGCTCCAGCCTGATCGACCGCAACGGCAAGCCTGTCGGCATCAACCAGTCTCCGAAGCTGAAGAACATCAGCGCTGCGGATGTGTTCTGCCGCAACCCGATCGGCAACGGTTCCGCCGCCGTGATGCGCATGGAAGCCCTTAAGGGCTTTGCCTATCGTCCCGCCGGCGAAACCGAGCGCGACTGGTGGTTCGACGAAAACTTCCGCCAGTCCGACGATATCGAAGGCTGGCTGCGCTTCATCGTGACGCAGGACTGGAAGATCGAGGGCATCCCCGGTCACCTGACGCTCTACCGCATCCATATCGGCGGTCTCTCTGCCAATGTCGAAAAGCAGTTCCAGACCTGGCTTGCCATGCGCGACAAGATTGCGCGGCTGGCGCCGGGACTGGTCGAGCGCCACGGTGATCGCGCTGCGGCCTACCAGCTGCGCTACCTCGCGCGGCGCTGCGTTTCCATGCGCCAGGGGCGCGCCGCGCTCGGCTATGCGATCCGTTCGCTGAAGGCCTCGCGCAAGCCCTTCATCGAAGAACCGGTGAAGTCGCTCGTCACCCTTGCCGCCGCCGCCTTCATCGCCATCGCCGGCGGCGGCTTCTACGACAATATCGAAATCCGCCTTCTCGGCACCAGCAACGCCTGATTTGAGGAGAACACCCATGACCATTTACCACCTCGTTGATGATGCCGGTTTCGGCGGTGTCAACCGCATGCTCGATCACCTTACCCGGATGATCGGGACGCGCACCGAGGCGCACCAGATCGTGCGCATCAAGCGCGGCCAGCTTTCGCCGCCACGCCTTGCCGGCGCCAGCCACGTCGTCTCGCATCTGTCGATCTGCTGGAAGAACATGCCGCTGATCACGGCCCTTCGCGCGCGCTACGCCGAAACGCCGCTCATTCACGTCGAGCACAGCTATTCGGAACGCTTCGTCGCGGCACGGGTTGAAAACCGGGATCGTTTCGAGACGCTGCTTTCCGCAGCCTATGCGCTCTTCGACAAGATCGTGGCCGTCAGCCGGCAGCAGGGCCAGTGGCTCGCCCGCAAGTTCGTCGGCGACGACCGTCTCGAAATCATCGAACCCTGTGTCGCGCTTGACGATTTCTTCGCACTTCCCGATCGCTTTCCTGCCGGAAAGATCGTGATCGGC
Protein-coding sequences here:
- a CDS encoding WecB/TagA/CpsF family glycosyltransferase gives rise to the protein MAAFNTISLFGLPIVSATQREAIAGMFATRDEKRTAAFLNAHCMNTHKDDASYRWAISKADYLLPDGSGMKLAAKLQKKSFEANLNGTDLFVPLCEEAAHRGRSIYFFGSREGVAEEAANRACELAPGLKIAGTRHGYFEKESEASIIAEINRSGADIVLVALGVPMQDVWIARNRHKLEAGLVMGVGAQFDFWSGRVTRAPLVFRKAGCEWVWRLMMEPKRMAKRYLVGNARFVVNAYREARAVRAGASAAARVPGKRLLDIAVASSALIMLSPLMASTALAVAATSRGPVFFRQTRVGENGKPFTMYKFRSMYRDAEARRAALLATSDREGICFKSRKDPRITTVGRIMRKLSIDELPQLFNVLKGNMSIVGPRPALPQEVAAYAPEAMSRLAAKPGITGLWQVSGRAEIGFERMLHMDNAYIRSRSIVLDLTIIALTVRAVFSGRGAY
- a CDS encoding polysaccharide biosynthesis/export family protein codes for the protein MENRLKSATSRIAIVALLAFGQGCASLQPIENSENVGQGESYQAQYRATADDEAERARKSSVLMNAQRCAPDQKLGPAGSQRVPPDIDFLSPGDLIDVSISDDDVISGKYEVSQDGMLRLMHVPPVSAKGRSVDSIEESVRRTLIDQGLYNTVPLVSIRVMDFAPARVFVAGAVFDPGSVTVGSVAVTSIDRLRQETLGGRTTERRLARALQSAGGVRPDADLSRVTVWRGGSKKVYDMRPVITGHAYPDPVLLEGDQVEIPSRGCFQEELMAPSAVSPPGAKVFMSNLSVPASSNSQAAISKDTVELRYGTRFLQAVFSLNCVGGARLTNSSRSAVLFTRNPITGQSIVIERNLEDLLRRSDRDDFDPYLMPGDALACYDSSVINITDLATKLGIIGALGVII
- a CDS encoding GumC family protein, which codes for MKISNLETAQHPSSRTPRLLRPFAWLLRGLKFLLRGFAFLPRLLRLSRGGRISLWRVASGGSLDDSGRLPRYILLGAMMLAAIWAPVISYVRYAPLSYSSEMALILPGAGASTSINLSDIGQASSSANSAYSSSTLSPTVTYQSLLSSPQVLERAAKALDDIPAAFGKPRVKLLDQTSFIQVALKGGSPEQARARNAALLDAFLFELDKLRSDEIARRESSVVGAIDAYQAKVDDARRAIADLQRDSGLKSNEQYDAIIADNEDLQLEIAAGQARLEELAERIETLGRSLETTPDMAALVLKLRADPEYVTLADSLARDRADLAKLAVNFGPNHPKIVGANNRVAGLSDRLSNRGVILAGFDTLELAGDVDALADGQRAALLSSLVTLAAEARGLSAEISAKEQSLARGEARVRSLSDAAAKLDALKREYKVAEAVFASALARINTAKSDIFASYPMVQVVSSPSIEYEPTSPNIKIAVAGGVAGSAFALFSLLLAWIRQPILGRAVRLFTEGK
- a CDS encoding ATP-binding protein, with protein sequence MHHIAGSSRKPRERKGIYVAAGLVLVAVTLVLSLLAAQLMQELSRLRSASTDNVQWSLSQVQVELLVLETAIDDALHGETALDEVRQRFDIFYSRIDTLRRGAVFSGVTRQAQARSSLDSVADVLDSAVALIDGPDPVLAAALPALGATLSELRGEVRNIALTGVRLLAEQSDRDRQIFSGVLLRTGLVTVGVMVSMFLALFLAVWQFRIARRRSEDLQAQNMLYESAINASLEAIIVSDETGSILDFNPAAERLFGYKREHALGVDAEKLIIPKADVQLHRDRRAQLLEQFRSGEGNLSGRLEINAMRASGEVFPAEVSIGLTRRGAGRIIVTYMRDISERKLAQQNLTQARDDAVATAKAKSDFLAVMSHEMRTPLNGVMGLLDMLSETRLTRKQRDYVKTAISSGEILQGHIDDVLNITRIEAGVTRLNSSRFDVEPLLTEVKKINDPAAASRGNVIEVETAPSVALFGQDRHGLRQVLINLVGNAVKFTEHGRIVIRALPQGENGWIEFSVSDTGIGIAETDAKRIFDDFVMLDPSYKRTAPGSGLGLGISRRLVDLMGGEIGVESAPGKGSLFYLRLPPLDVAEERTIAPEETKAVDLPVIEDTGLSVLLVEDNETNRFVAREMLKKYGCRIVEAHDGVEGVEKASAERFDVIFMDVSMPRLDGIGATQAIREGGGLSRETPIIGLTAHALPDERRRLEEAGMKDCIIKPLRSAKVRDVIGQLLNQRQASEAASHEVGDPTDDLDLIDQETLAELTDTLPAALLTRQLERFRSELAETSERFLRDADQTTDLDELAGCAHKLAGSAAVFGAVALRATLLELESAVKYGVREDLHPLCVAAHETATKTLKALSELTDEHAQA
- a CDS encoding response regulator yields the protein MKILIADDHELVRDTISAFLASEPGLRISVAADFHGAAELMNKEGPFDLVLLDYSMPGMNGLEGLEKAKTLNFGSPVAILSGTASRDIAEEALASGAAGFLPKSLPAKSLIHAVRFMAAGEQYAPVQFMTEKEEKTTHPLEEKLTKREMDVLKGLVEGQSNKEIARELDLQEVTVKLHVKTLCRKLEARNRTMAAMIAKNAGLF
- a CDS encoding oxidoreductase; its protein translation is MTNLRQLLVLTVFIPLISSPAALADDLPTPGDRVILTVSGKLGVTNTEEGTAAFDLAMLDALPQASFETATIWTDGVARFSGVELSALLEAVAAEGTELLMTALNDYAIELPASEAIPGGPILATRVDGNPLSVRDKGPIWLIYPFDDNPSYKTEVTYSRSIWQLKSIKVED